The Aureimonas mangrovi genome includes a region encoding these proteins:
- a CDS encoding LysR family transcriptional regulator — protein sequence MVTAAILNERNLSYLIRIAECGSFSRAAILLGVTQSVLSRRIRDLENEAGTTIFHRNGRGLVITRDGEMIVELARKVLDDVDRLRLSIETGREAQPDKLIIGLIPSLAASATVPLVRRLSKLLPDTKLHIQEGSSGSLVEWLHDARLDVACLDDGPMLKRFNPVRITGNPLYLTCHRDDITLPPETPIRDLPRYRLVLAAKEHITRRQIEQVAQSRNIKLDVAYESASLWSVMKITDSGLAMSILPYLATSEPGWQRSRLVEPEIVRSLCIATPLKTQNSIPIQRIVSTIKDEVQALYREMQRELLS from the coding sequence TTGGTCACTGCCGCGATCCTCAACGAGCGGAATCTCAGCTATCTGATCAGGATCGCGGAGTGTGGCAGCTTCTCGCGTGCCGCCATCCTCCTCGGCGTGACGCAATCGGTCCTCAGCCGGCGCATTCGCGATCTCGAGAACGAGGCCGGGACAACGATCTTCCACCGCAACGGCCGCGGACTTGTTATCACTCGCGACGGGGAAATGATCGTCGAACTCGCACGCAAGGTACTCGACGATGTCGACAGACTGCGGCTTTCTATCGAGACAGGTCGCGAAGCACAGCCCGATAAGTTGATCATCGGGTTGATCCCCTCGCTTGCGGCCAGCGCGACTGTGCCGTTGGTCCGCCGTCTTTCCAAACTGCTACCCGACACGAAGCTGCATATTCAGGAAGGCTCGTCCGGGAGTTTGGTCGAGTGGCTCCATGACGCACGGCTGGACGTCGCATGCCTCGACGACGGCCCCATGCTCAAGCGGTTCAATCCCGTCCGGATCACGGGCAACCCACTTTACCTGACCTGTCACCGCGACGACATCACTTTGCCGCCGGAAACGCCGATCCGCGATCTGCCGCGATACCGTCTGGTGCTGGCGGCCAAAGAGCACATCACCCGCAGGCAGATCGAGCAGGTTGCGCAGTCCCGCAACATTAAACTCGACGTCGCCTACGAGTCTGCGAGCCTGTGGTCGGTGATGAAGATCACGGACAGCGGCCTTGCTATGAGCATCCTGCCCTATCTCGCGACGTCCGAACCGGGCTGGCAGAGGAGCAGGCTCGTGGAACCGGAGATCGTCCGATCGCTCTGTATCGCAACCCCGCTGAAAACACAGAACTCGATCCCCATTCAACGTATCGTCAGTACGATCAAAGACGAGGTCCAGGCACTTTATCGAGAGATGCAACGTGAACTCCTGAGCTAG
- a CDS encoding ABC transporter permease translates to MSAAEPVRVEPHRALRRFRVARLWWIAPAAVFLVLFFIAPLVANIWRSIGGSAPGRASQRGVLENYTVLVTDPFYFGVLQETIVVAVVVTLACIALGYPLAYFMVRKAGRWKGLILFCLIAPLLTSVVMRAFGWRVIFANRGFLNTLLVDGGLLERPINLANHPVSVYVALIHILLPFMVLSISSVLQAIPRSLEEAARALGASKIKAFWHVTLPLSIEGVITGSILVFVLTNGNFVAALLLGNNSVRTLPLMIYQQFNLTQDTSFAGAMGNVLLVIALIGLWAQSRFGKGRGI, encoded by the coding sequence GTGAGTGCGGCGGAGCCCGTTCGCGTCGAGCCCCACCGCGCCCTGCGGCGCTTCCGTGTCGCGCGTCTCTGGTGGATCGCTCCGGCAGCCGTCTTCCTCGTGCTGTTCTTCATCGCCCCGCTGGTCGCCAACATCTGGCGCAGCATCGGCGGCAGCGCACCGGGCCGCGCCAGCCAACGAGGGGTCCTGGAGAACTACACGGTCCTCGTCACCGACCCGTTCTATTTCGGGGTGCTTCAGGAGACGATCGTCGTCGCAGTCGTCGTGACGCTGGCCTGCATCGCGCTCGGTTATCCGCTTGCCTACTTCATGGTGCGCAAGGCCGGGCGCTGGAAGGGGCTTATCCTGTTCTGCCTGATCGCACCGCTGCTGACCTCGGTCGTGATGCGGGCCTTTGGCTGGCGGGTGATCTTCGCCAATCGAGGTTTCCTGAACACGTTGCTCGTCGATGGAGGTCTGCTGGAACGTCCGATCAACCTCGCCAACCATCCGGTGTCCGTCTATGTGGCGCTGATCCACATCCTTCTTCCGTTCATGGTGTTGTCGATCTCCTCCGTCCTGCAAGCCATCCCGCGTTCGCTCGAGGAAGCGGCGCGCGCGCTGGGTGCGAGTAAGATCAAGGCCTTCTGGCACGTCACGCTTCCGCTGAGCATAGAAGGCGTGATCACGGGATCGATCCTCGTCTTCGTGCTGACGAACGGCAATTTTGTCGCTGCCCTTCTGCTCGGAAACAATTCGGTTCGAACGCTGCCCTTGATGATCTACCAGCAGTTCAACCTGACGCAGGACACTTCCTTCGCGGGCGCCATGGGCAATGTTCTGCTCGTCATCGCCCTCATCGGCCTGTGGGCACAGTCTCGGTTCGGCAAGGGAAGGGGCATCTGA
- a CDS encoding ABC transporter permease, whose translation MAQRSSGRREWSSLALGAYSVVLLAIVMLPIVLVVVVSFSEGSFIRFPVESWSLRWYVRAIEYGPFMHSLWISVQLAVAATAAGCLIGVPAALALARSRSGFATAVAAFLLAPISIPAIVLGFTLLYYLSALGIGVSFLGLWVAHTVVAVPYVARTVIAVYRSVPENLEEAASILGASRWATLRYVTLPVIRPGIFAGSMFAALISFDNLSLSYFFGSTSATTLPVVMLSYMENQFDPAIAAISAIQMAIAVAVLLVLERLYGLDTLVAAK comes from the coding sequence ATGGCGCAGCGCAGTTCAGGACGCCGCGAATGGAGCAGCCTCGCGCTCGGCGCATATTCCGTGGTGCTTTTGGCCATCGTGATGTTGCCGATCGTGCTTGTGGTCGTGGTCTCCTTCTCGGAAGGCAGTTTCATCCGCTTCCCCGTCGAAAGCTGGTCGCTGCGCTGGTATGTGCGCGCCATCGAATACGGCCCCTTCATGCACTCCTTGTGGATCAGCGTGCAGCTCGCGGTGGCCGCGACGGCCGCAGGATGCTTGATCGGCGTCCCCGCCGCGCTCGCCTTGGCCCGCAGCCGTTCAGGCTTCGCAACGGCGGTCGCCGCCTTCCTGCTCGCTCCGATCTCGATTCCCGCGATCGTCCTCGGCTTCACCCTCTTGTACTATCTCTCCGCCCTCGGCATCGGCGTCTCATTTCTCGGACTTTGGGTGGCACACACCGTCGTCGCCGTCCCCTACGTCGCCCGCACGGTGATCGCGGTGTATCGCTCGGTTCCGGAGAATCTCGAGGAGGCCGCGTCCATCCTGGGGGCCTCCCGATGGGCCACCCTCCGCTACGTGACCTTGCCGGTGATCCGTCCCGGCATCTTCGCCGGTTCGATGTTCGCGGCACTGATCTCCTTCGACAATCTTTCCCTGTCCTATTTTTTCGGATCGACGTCCGCGACAACACTCCCGGTCGTCATGTTGAGCTACATGGAGAACCAGTTCGACCCCGCGATCGCGGCGATCAGCGCGATCCAGATGGCGATCGCTGTGGCGGTCCTCCTCGTCCTCGAACGTCTCTACGGCCTCGACACGCTGGTGGCCGCCAAATAG